The Candidatus Koribacter versatilis Ellin345 genome has a segment encoding these proteins:
- a CDS encoding anti-sigma factor — MSTHEQFEEVVLYALGSLDATQKQAFEAHLQACASCRRELQSVQEDLGLLAMSASGPRPPGRSRERLLAAMTNEPKRIARPQTVGKGWMWIPWFTTLAFALAAALMFFTNLRIKNEAAAIRANAQEQEIQLRQAREMLELLKSPDAMRVTLMPANEKPKPQAKTIYSMKMGKMIFMASNLPPAPPKKAYQLWLVPMEGAPIPAGTFWPDASGNATMVETSMPSGMQPKAFAITLENAEGSKTPTMPIIMSGGAGD, encoded by the coding sequence GTGAGCACGCACGAACAGTTCGAAGAGGTAGTGCTCTACGCGCTTGGCTCGCTGGATGCGACGCAGAAGCAGGCGTTTGAGGCGCATTTGCAGGCGTGTGCCTCGTGCCGTCGCGAGTTGCAATCGGTACAGGAAGACCTGGGATTACTGGCGATGAGCGCCTCGGGGCCGCGTCCACCCGGACGTTCGCGCGAACGTTTGCTTGCCGCGATGACGAATGAACCGAAGCGCATTGCGCGTCCGCAGACGGTGGGCAAGGGCTGGATGTGGATCCCGTGGTTCACCACCTTGGCGTTCGCGCTGGCCGCGGCTCTGATGTTCTTCACGAACCTGCGGATCAAGAACGAAGCGGCAGCAATCCGTGCCAACGCCCAGGAGCAGGAGATCCAGCTTCGGCAGGCGCGGGAGATGCTCGAGCTTTTGAAGTCGCCGGACGCGATGCGCGTGACGCTCATGCCGGCGAACGAGAAGCCGAAGCCGCAGGCAAAGACGATCTACAGCATGAAGATGGGCAAGATGATCTTCATGGCGAGCAATTTGCCGCCGGCGCCGCCGAAGAAGGCCTATCAGTTGTGGCTGGTTCCGATGGAAGGCGCGCCGATCCCGGCGGGAACGTTCTGGCCGGATGCCAGCGGGAACGCGACGATGGTGGAGACCTCGATGCCTTCCGGCATGCAGCCTAAGGCGTTTGCAATCACGCTGGAGAACGCCGAAGGATCGAAGACCCCGACGATGCCCATCATCATGTCGGGCGGCGCGGGCGACTAG
- a CDS encoding sigma-70 family RNA polymerase sigma factor — translation MVLIARVRGGDQSSMAVIYDRYSPIVYAAALRILGDAAAAEDVLQEIFMQLWRNPAAFDASRGNLAAWLGVIARHRAIDVLRKRKPQTDFEDVVIASTYDLRKEAEQNAIVEKVRAALAEMFPEQRRCMEMAYFEGLTHSEIAAKTGEPLGTIKTRIRSALIQLRKKLGGAGESS, via the coding sequence GTGGTATTGATCGCGCGCGTGCGCGGTGGCGACCAGTCGTCGATGGCGGTGATCTACGACCGCTATTCACCGATTGTGTATGCGGCGGCGCTTCGCATCCTCGGCGACGCGGCCGCGGCCGAAGACGTCCTCCAGGAGATCTTCATGCAGCTCTGGCGCAACCCCGCGGCGTTCGACGCAAGCCGAGGGAACCTGGCTGCGTGGTTGGGCGTCATAGCGCGGCATCGCGCGATTGATGTATTGAGAAAACGGAAGCCGCAGACCGACTTCGAAGACGTGGTGATCGCTTCGACCTACGACCTGCGCAAAGAAGCCGAACAAAATGCCATCGTGGAGAAGGTGCGGGCTGCGCTCGCGGAGATGTTCCCCGAGCAGCGCCGCTGCATGGAGATGGCGTATTTCGAAGGACTTACCCATTCGGAGATCGCGGCCAAGACCGGAGAACCGCTGGGGACGATCAAGACTCGCATACGCAGCGCGTTGATCCAGTTACGCAAGAAACTGGGCGGCGCAGGAGAAAGCTCGTGA